CTACATAGAATAAATAACGCTTTGGTTTAAGTTGATACTTTTGCAACAGAGTATCGTCTTGTAGCTCAGTTACCTCAGGCAGTTGTGGGGCCGCATTGCCAATGACAACGATTTTATTGCCGGAGAAACTATATTTTGAAATGAGTTCAGTTTTAGAAAAATCCGAAACGGTGATGACGCGCTTGCATAGCCAGTGCGATAAATAAATGGAAGTTTGAATATACCATTTGGATAAAATATTACGAAACTCTTTAAACTGTGCGTAAGCGGCATCGTGTATAGTATTAATTTTTTGGCAGGGCGCTAAAAAACTAAAAAAGGGTGCGGTGCTGTATAAAATATTTAATTTATGCCGCAGCGCAAGTAATGGCAGCAATAACTGCTGCGTTAACATAACCCCAAGCGCATGGCGCCCGTGTTTAAAATTGATTACTTTAAATTCTGTGGCTGAATACTTTTTGGCCAAATCATCTAAAAATAAAAACTGATTATACCCTTTAAATATAACCACGGTATGTCCGGCTTTGATGGCTTTGGGAACAAAGTGCGCCATCAGGTTTTCGGTAAAAACCTCGGTTCCCTGGTAAGTTCTAAAAATTGTTAAATCGATACCTAGTTTCATACAAGAGCAATTATATTTTCTATTTTACTCACCTGTTTAAACCACGTGTTTAAATTAATTAAATGCGTTTGGCCAAACTCATCTAAACCATAAAGCGTATAACCCAAATTATTGAGCAAGTAAGCCGCTTGTTGATGCTGCTTGTTATTGGGATGAGGCCAAACTTCCATCAGCACACGGGGCTTGGCTTTTTGTAAAACGTGCTGGGCTCCCAGCAACGCATCC
The window above is part of the bacterium genome. Proteins encoded here:
- a CDS encoding glycosyltransferase family 4 protein; this encodes MKLGIDLTIFRTYQGTEVFTENLMAHFVPKAIKAGHTVVIFKGYNQFLFLDDLAKKYSATEFKVINFKHGRHALGVMLTQQLLLPLLALRHKLNILYSTAPFFSFLAPCQKINTIHDAAYAQFKEFRNILSKWYIQTSIYLSHWLCKRVITVSDFSKTELISKYSFSGNKIVVIGNAAPQLPEVTELQDDTLLQKYQLKPKRYLFYVGSLNERKNIKGMMAAFDEFCKTRQQEEWQFVLAGNYNLDKVTQPLPQVKFIGKISNEEKVVLIRNAALMLFPSLYEGFGLPVLEAQRLNCPLITSNTTSLPEVAGAGALLVDPKDMQAIAKAISSIVNQEIDVPALIKRGQENLGRFSWEKSAGVLLETLISA